From the genome of Gorilla gorilla gorilla isolate KB3781 chromosome 4, NHGRI_mGorGor1-v2.1_pri, whole genome shotgun sequence, one region includes:
- the PPP1R9B gene encoding neurabin-2: protein MMKTEPRGPGGPLRSASPHRSAYEAGIQALKPPDAPGPDEAPKGAHHKKYGSNVHRIKSMFLQMGTTAGPSGEAGGGAGLAEAPRASERGVRLSLPRASSLNENVDHSALLKLGTSVSERVSRFDSKPAPSAQPAPPPHPPSRLQETRKLFERSAPAAAGGDKEAAARRLLRQERAGLQDRKLDVVVRFNGSTEALDKLDADAVSPTVSQLSAVFEKADSRTGLHRGPGLPRAAGVPQVNSKLVSKRSRVFQPPPPPPPAPSGDAPAEKERCPAGQQPPQHRVAPARPPPKPREVRKIKPVEVEESGESEAESAPGEVIQAEVTVHAALENGSTVATATSPAPEEPKAQAAPEKEAAAVAPPERGVGNGRAPDVAPEEVDESKKEDFSEADLVDVSAYSGLGEDSAGSALEEDDEEDEEDGEPPYEPESGCVEIPGLSEEEDPAPSRKIHFSTAPIQVFSTYSNEDYDRRNEDVDPMAASAEYELEKRVERLELFPVELEKDSEGLGISIIGMGAGADMGLEKLGIFVKTVTEGGAAHRDGRIQVNDLLVEVDGTSLVGVTQSFAASVLRNTKGRVRFMIGRERPGEQSEVAQLIQQTLEQERWQREMMEQRYAQYGEDDEETGEYATDEDEELSPTFPGGEMAIEVFELAENEDALSPVDMEPEKLVHKFKELQIKHAVTEAEIQQLKRKLQSLEQEKGRWRVEKAQLEQSVEENKERMEKLEGYWGEAQSLCQAVDEHLRETQAQYQALERKYSKAKRLIKDYQQKEIEFLKKETAQRRVLEESELARKEEMDKLLDKISELEGNLQTLRNSNST, encoded by the exons ATGATGAAGACGGAGCCACGGGGGCCCGGGGGTCCCCTCCGGAGCGCCTCCCCGCACCGCAGCGCCTACGAGGCGGGCATCCAGGCGCTGAAGCCGCCCGACGCGCCCGGGCCCGACGAGGCACCCAAGGGGGCCCACCACAAGAAATATGGCTCCAACGTCCACCGCATCAAAAGTATGTTCCTGCAGATGGGCACGACGGCGGGGCCCTCGGGCGAGGCGGGCGGCGGCGCGGGCCTGGCCGAGGCCCCACGGGCGTCCGAGCGCGGCGTGCGCCTGTCGCTGCCGCGGGCCAGCAGCCTGAACGAGAACGTGGACCACAGCGCCCTGCTGAAGCTGGGCACCAGCGTGTCGGAGCGCGTGAGCCGCTTCGACTCCAAGCCCGCGCCCTCCGCGCAGCCTGCGCCGCCGCCTCACCCGCCGTCCCGGCTGCAGGAGACGCGGAAGCTGTTCGAACGGAGCGCCCCAGCGGCCGCAGGCGGCGACAAGGAGGCCGCGGCGCGGCGGCTGCTGAGGCAGGAGCGCGCCGGCCTGCAGGACCGGAAGCTGGACGTCGTGGTGCGCTTCAACGGCAGCACCGAGGCGCTGGACAAGCTGGACGCTGACGCCGTGTCCCCCACGGTCAGCCAGCTCAGCGCCGTCTTCGAGAAGGCCGACTCGAGGACCGGCCTCCACCGCGGGCCCGGGCTCCCCAGGGCCGCAGGGGTTCCCCAGGTCAACTCGAAGCTGGTCAGCAAGCGGTCCCGGGTGTTCcagcccccgccgccgccgccgcccgccccgTCGGGGGATGCCCCGGCCGAGAAAGAGCGCTGCCCCGCAGGGCAGCAGCCCCCGCAGCACCGAGTGGCccctgcccggccgccccccaaGCCCCGGGAGGTGCGCAAGATTAAGCcggtggaggtggaggagagcGGGGAGTCGGAGGCCGAGTCGGCGCCTGGGGAGGTGATCCAGGCCGAGGTTACGGTCCACGCGGCCCTGGAGAATGGCAGCACCGTGGCAACTGCAACCAGCCCCGCGCCCGAGGAGCCAAAGGCCCAAGCGGCCCCGGAGAAGGAGGCGGCGGCGGTAGCGCCGCCAGAGAGGGGGGTGGGCAATGGCCGGGCCCCGGACGTGGCCCCTGAGGAGGTAGATGAATCCAAGAAGGAGGACTTCTCGGAGGCGGACTTGGTGGACGTGAGCGCCTACAGTGGGCTCGGGGAGGACTCTGCGGGCAGTGCCCTGGAGGAGGACGACGAAGAAGACGAGGAGGATGGGGAGCCCCCCTACGAGCCCGAGTCGGGGTGCGTGGAGATCCCGGGGCTGTCGGAGGAGGAGGACCCAGCCCCGAGCCGGAAGATCCATTTCAGCACGGCGCCCATCCAA GTGTTCAGCACTTACTCCAACGAGGATTACGATCGTCGCAACGAGGATGTGGATCCCATGGCAGCCTCTGCTGAGTATGAGCTGGAGAAGCGTGTGGAGAGGTTGGAGCTGTTCCCTGTGGAGCTGGAGAAGG ACTCCGAGGGCCTGGGCATCAGCATCATCGGCATGGGCGCCGGGGCAGACATGGGCCTGGAGAAGCTGGGTATCTTCGTCAAGACCGTGACGGAGGGTGGTGCGGCCCATCGGGATGGCAG GATCCAGGTGAATGATCTCCTGGTGGAGGTGGATGGAACCAGTCTGGTGGGAGTGACCCAGAGCTTCGCGGCGTCTGTGCTCCGGAACACCAAGGGCCGAGTGCG GTTTATGATTGGCCGGGAGCGGCCAGGAGAGCAGAGCGAAGTGGCCCAGCTAATTCAGCAGACTTTGGAACAGGAGCGATGGCAGCGGGAGATGATGGAGCAGAGATACGCCCAGTATGGGGAGGATGACGAGGAG ACGGGAGAGTATGCCACTGACGAGGATGAGGAGCTGAGCCCCACGTTCCCGGGTGGTGAGATGGCCATCGAGGTGTTTGAGCTAGCGGAGAACGAGGATGCACTGTCCCCTGTGGACATGGAGCCTGAGAAGCTGGTGCACAAGTtcaaggag CTCCAGATCAAGCATGCGGTCACTGAGGCAGAGATCCAGCAGCTGAAAAGAAAG CTGCAGAGCCTGGAGCAGGAGAAGGGGCGCTGGCGGGTGGAGAAGGCGCAGTTGGAGCAGAGTGTGGAGGAGAACAAGGAGCGCATGGAGAAACTGGAAGGCTACTGGGGCGAGGCCCAGAGCCTGTGCCAGGCTGTGGACGAGCACCTGCGGGAGACTCAGGCGCAGTACCAGGCCCTGGAGCGCAAGTACAGCAAGGCCAAGCGCCTCATCAAGGACTACCAGCAGAA GGAGATCGAGTTCCTGAAAAAGGAGACTGCACAGCGTCGGGTTCTGGAGGAGTCGGAGCTGGCCAGAAAGGAGGAGATGGACAAGCTCCTGGACAAG ATCTCAGAACTGGAAGGAAACTTGCAAACACTGAGGAATTCCAATTCTACTTAA